In the genome of Raphanus sativus cultivar WK10039 chromosome 4, ASM80110v3, whole genome shotgun sequence, one region contains:
- the LOC108854556 gene encoding transcription elongation factor 1 homolog, whose translation MGKRKSRAKPATTKRMDKLDTVFSCPFCNHGSSVECQINMKEMIGIATCRICEESFSTTITALSEAIDIYSEWIDECERVNTVEDDVEQEEGVEEEEVYEEEEEEEEDDVEDERVSTKRKFNYRDD comes from the exons ATGGGGAAGAGGAAGTCAAGGGCAAAGCCTGCTACAACGAAGCGAATGGACAAGCTTGACACTGTCTTTAGCTGTCCCTTTTGCAATCACGGCTCTAGTGTCGAATGCCAAAT TAATATGAAGGAGATGATTGGTATTGCCACTTGTAGGATCTGTGAAGAAAGCTTTAGCACTACTATCACAG CTTTGAGTGAAGCTATAGACAT CTATAGCGAGTGGATTGATGAGTGCGAGAGGGTCAATACTGTGGAGGACGATGTTGAGCAAGAAGAGGGAGTGGAGGAAGAAGAGgtatatgaagaagaagaagaggaagaggaagatgatgtTGAAGATGAACGTGTGTCTACTAAAAGGAAGTTTAATTACCGAGACGATTGA
- the LOC108854555 gene encoding uncharacterized protein LOC108854555, with protein sequence MRSFFSRGGAKDSPSSSASPSPRSYPSTSPAPSSAVTGPPRPIRLVYCDEKGKFRMDPEAVATLLLVKEPIGVVSVCGRARQGKSFILNQLLGRSNGFQVASTHKPCTKGLWLWSSPIKRTALDGSEYNLLLLDSEGIDAYDQTGTYSTQIFSLAVLLSSMFVYNQMGGIDEASLDRLSLVTQMTKHIRVKASEGTSSRSELGQFSPIFVWLLRDFYLDLVEDNRKITPRDYLEIALRPVQGGGGDISAKNEIRDSIRALFPDRECFPLVRPLTNEKDLQRLDQIPLEDLRGEFAAGLDALTKFVFERTRPKQVGGTVMTGPILAAITQSYLDALNNGAVPTITSSWQSVEETECRRAYDSGMEAYLAAFDQSKAPEEGVLREEHEEAVRKALAMFNANAVGAGIARKKYEDLLHKDLKKKIADYKRNAFMEADLRCTTTIQSMEKQLRAACHASNANMDSVVKVLEARLSDYEASCHGPGKWQKLSVFLQQSLEGPIYDLTKRLIDNIAIEKNSLAVKLRSVEDAMKHLKQQLDDSERYKQEYQKRYDESNIDKKKLEDIYRERITKLQGENSSLNERCSTLVKTLESKQEEIKEWKRKYDQFVLKQKAVEDQLKSDIEVLRTRSTTSEARLAAAREQAKSAQEETEEWERKYDYAVGEARSALQKAASVQERSGKETQLREDALREEYTLTLTEKDEEIKEKTTKIEKAEQSLTVLRSELKAAESKIRSFDVETASLKLELREMIDRLDSANTKALTYEKEANKLEQEKLRLEQKYRSDFERFDEVQERCKTAEIEAKRATEMADKARADAVTSQKEKSESQSLAMERLAQIERAQRQIENLERQKTDLEDELHRLRVSEMEAVSKVTVLEARVGEREKEIESLLKLTNQQRAHNVKSLEKLLDEERKAHIAANRRAEALSLELQAAQATVGNLQQELAQARLKETALDNKIRAASSSRGKRTRMEDAVDMDIGETSDRILRTNKRSRSARGDDNGAYEDGVSFSRGDEDTQNQQGEEEEEAEDYRKLTVQNLKHELTKYDCGHLILNKGHQSKKEILALYEAHVLPKKALEKEERKRQ encoded by the exons ATGAGAAGCTTTTTCAGTCGAGGAGGAGCCAAAGATTCGCCGTCTAGTTCCGCCTCCCCTTCACCGAGATCATACCCTTCGACGTCTCCGGCTCCGTCCTCTGCAGTGACGGGACCACCGAGACCTATTCGGCTAGTGTACTGCGATGAGAAAGGAAAGTTCCGGATGGACCCTGAAGCAGTTGCTACTCTGCTACTCGTCAAGGAGCCCATCGGCGTTGTTTCTGTTTGTGGTAGGGCTCGTCAAGGAAAGAGCTTTATTCTCAATCAG CTTCTTGGACGAAGTAATGGGTTTCAAGTAGCGTCAACACACAAGCCTTGTACCAAGGGGCTTTGGTTGTGGAGTTCTCCTATCAAACGAACTGCTCTTGATGGATCTGAGTATAATCTTTTGTTGTTAGATAGTGAAGGCATTGATGCTTATGACCAAACC GGTACCTATAGCACTCAGATATTCTCGTTAGCTGTTCTTTTGTCAAGCATGTTCGTATACAATCag ATGGGTGGTATTGACGAAGCTTCACTCGATCGCCTTTCTCTTGTCACTCAAATGACTAAGCATATCCGTGTGAAAGCGTCTGAAGGAACGAGTTCACGTTCTGAACTTGGACAGTTTTCTCCTATCTTTGTCTGGCTCCTTAGG GACTTTTATTTGGACCTAGTGGAAGATAACCGAAAGATTACTCCGCGTGACTATTTAGAAATTGCGTTAAGGCCGGTTCAAGGTGGTGGAGGTGATATTTCTGCTAAAAATGAG ATCCGAGATTCGATCCGTGCACTTTTTCCGGACAGAGAGTGTTTTCCCCTTGTAAGGCCTCTCACCAATGAAAAGGACCTCCAGAGACTTGATCAAATTCCG TTGGAAGATTTGAGAGGTGAGTTTGCTGCTGGCCTGGATGCTTTGACCAAGTTTGTTTTTGAGAGGACGAGGCCCAAACAGGTAGGGGGTACTGTGATGACCGGTCCTATACTTGCTGCTATTACACAGTCTTATCTGGATGCGTTGAACAATGGTGCTGTGCCAACAATAACCTCATCTTGGCAG AGTGTGGAAGAAACCGAGTGTCGAAGAGCATATGATTCTGGTATGGAAGCTTACTTGGCTGCCTTTGACCAATCAAAAGCTCCTGAAGAA GGTGTACTgagggaagaacatgaagaagcAGTTCGAAAAGCCTTGGCTATGTTTAACGCCAATGCTGTAGGGGCTGGTATAGCAAGAAAAAAATACGAGGATCTTCTCCACAAGgacttgaagaaaaaaattgcg GATTACAAAAGAAATGCATTCATGGAGGCAGATTTGCGATGCACGACCACTATCCAAAGTATGGAGAAGCAGCTGAGAGCAGCTTGTCATGCCTCTAATGCAAATATGGATAGTGTTGTCAAG GTTCTAGAAGCTCGTTTGTCAGACTACGAGGCATCATGCCATGGCCCAGGGAAATGGCAGAAACTTTCTGTGTTCTTGCAACAAAG CTTGGAAGGGCCAATATATGATCTCACCAAAAGGCTTATAGATAATATCGCTATAGAGAAAAACTCACTTGCAGTGAAACTCCGTTCTGTTGAAGATGCGATGAAACATCTAAAGCAGCAGTTGGATGATAGCGAGAGATACAAGCAAGAATACCAGAAACGTTATGATGAATCGAACATCGACAAGAAGAAGCTGGAAGATATATATAGAGAACGCATTACTAAACTACAGGGGGAGAACAGTTCGCTGAATGAGCGATGCTCCACTTTGGTTAAAACATTGGAATCTAAACAAGAAGAAATCAAGGAATGGAAAAGAAAGTATGACCAGTTTGTTTTGAAACAGAAAGCTGTTGAAGATCAGCTTAAATCTGATATAGAAGTCCTTAGGACACGAAGTACTACCTCTGAAGCTAGGCTTGCTGCAGCTAGAGAACAAGCCAAATCCGCTCAAGAAGAGACAGAAGAATGGGAGAGGAAATATGATTATGCTGTTGGAGAGGCAAGATCTGCTCTTCAAAAGGCTGCTTCAGTGCAAGAGCGTTCAGGCAAGGAAACGCAGTTGAGGGAAGATGCTCTTAGGGAGGAATATACGTTGACTTTAACCGAGAAG GATGAAGAAATTAAGGAGAAGACTACAAAAATTGAGAAGGCAGAGCAGTCTTTAACGGTTCTAAGATCAGAGTTAAAG GCGGCAGAGTCTAAAATCAGAAGCTTCGACGTGGAAACAGCATCACTGAAATTGGAATTGAGGGAAATGATTGATAGGTTAGACAGTGCCAACACAAAGGCTCTAACATACGAAAAAGAGGCAAACAAGTTGGAACAGGAGAAGCTCCGCCTGGAGCAGAAGTACCGATCTGACTTTGAAAGATTCGACGAAGTCCAAGAGAGATGCAAAACAGCTGAAATAGAAGCTAAACGTGCTACTGAAATGGCGGACAAAGCTCGAGCTGATGCCGTCACTTCCCAAAAGGAGAAAAGTGAGAGTCAGAGCTTAGCGATGGAAAGACTTGCTCAGATCGAGCGAGCTCAGAGACAAATTGAAAACTTGGAGAGGCAGAAGACTGACTTGGAAGATGAGTTGCACAGACTGCGTGTGTCTGAGATGGAGGCTGTGTCCAAGGTTACAGTCTTAGAAGCAAGAGTCGGAGAGCGAGAAAAAGAGATCGAGTCATTGTTAAAGCTAACCAACCAACAGAGGGCGCATAACGTGAAGTCGTTGGAGAAGTTGTTGGATGAAGAGCGCAAGGCTCATATAGCCGCAAACCGAAGAGCTGAAGCTCTTTCTCTTGAGCTGCAAGCTGCACAGGCAACCGTTGGTAATCTTCAGCAAGAATTAGCTCAAGCTAGGTTAAAAGAAACTGCACTGGACAACAAGATCAGAGCTGCGAGTTCTTCACGTGGGAAACGGACCAGAATGGAAGATGCTGTTGATATGGATATTGGAGAAACAAGCGATAGAATCTTGAGGACTAATAAACGATCTCGAAGCGCAAGAGGAGATGATAATGGGGCTTATGAGGATGGTGTATCGTTTTCCAGAGGGGATGAGGACACCCAAAACCAGCAAggtgaagaagaggaggaagcagAAGATTACAGGAAGCTGACAGTGCAGAATCTTAAGCACGAGCTGACGAAGTATGATTGCGGACATTTGATACTGAACAAAGGCCATCAGAGCAAGAAAGAGATTCTTGCTTTGTATGAAGCTCATGTTCTTCCCAAGAAAGCGTtagagaaggaagagagaaagagacagtGA